A window of the Cynocephalus volans isolate mCynVol1 chromosome 10, mCynVol1.pri, whole genome shotgun sequence genome harbors these coding sequences:
- the RPL36 gene encoding large ribosomal subunit protein eL36 isoform X2, protein MALRYPMAVGLNKGHKVTKNVSKPRHSRRRGCLTKHTKFVRDMIREVCGFAPYERRAMELLKVSKDKRALKFIKKRVGTHIRAKRKREELSNVLAAMRKAAAKKD, encoded by the exons ATGGCTCTGCGCTACCCCATGGCTGTGGGCCTCAACAAGGGCCACAAGGTGACCAAAAACGTGAGCAAGCCGAGGCACAGCCGACGGCGCGGG TGCCTCACCAAGCATACGAAGTTCGTGCGAGACATGATCCGAGAGGTGTGTGGCTTTGCCCCATATGAGCGCCGCGCCATGGAGCTGCTCAAGGTCTCCAAGGACAAACGGGCCCTCAAGTTCATCAAGAAAAGG GTGGGGACACACATCCGTGCCAAGAGGAAGCGAGAGGAGCTGAGCAATGTCCTGGCTGCCATGAGGAAAGCAGCTGCCAAGAAGGACTGA
- the HSD11B1L gene encoding hydroxysteroid 11-beta-dehydrogenase 1-like protein isoform X1: MKVLLLTGLGALFFAYYWDDNFDPASLQGARVLLTGASAGVGEELAYHYARLGSHLVLTAQTEALLQKVVGNCRKLGAPKVFYIAADMASPEAPEHVVQFALDKLGGLDYLVLSHIGGAPAGARARSSQSTRWLVQVNFLSYVQLTSLALPSLTDSKGCLVVVSSLLGRVPTSFSSPYSAAKSALDGFFGSLRRELDVQDVNVAITMCVLGLREGASASEGVRGITRATAAPGPRAALAVIRGGATRASGVFYPRRVHLLCLLRGWLPRPRAWFIRQELNVTAAAAA; this comes from the exons ATGAAGGTGTTGCTCCTCACAGGGCTGGGGGCCCTGTTCTTCGCCTATTATTGGGATGACAACTTCGACCCAG ccagcctgcaggGAGCCCGTGTGCTGCTGACAGGGGCCAGTGCAGGTGTTGGCGAGGAGCTGGCATATCACTACGCACGCCTGGGCTCCCACCTGGTGCTCACTGCCCAAACCGAGGCCCTCCTGCAGAAG GTGGTAGGGAACTGCCGGAAGCTGGGCGCCCCCAAGGTCTTCTACATCGCGGCGGACATGGCCTCCCCTGAGGCGCCCGAGCACGTGGTGCAGTTTGCGCTGGACAAGCTGG GCGGGCTGGACTACCTGGTGCTGAGCCACATCGGCGGCGCCCCGGCAGGCGCGCGGGCCCGCAGCTCCCAGTCGACTCGCTGGCTCGTGCAG GTAAACTTCCTGAGTTACGTGCAGCTGACTTCGTTGGCGCTGCCCAGCCTGACCGACAGCAAGGGCTGCCTGGTGGTGGTGTCCTCGCTGCTCG GCCGCGTGCCCACGTCCTTCTCCAGCCCCTACTCGGCGGCCAAGTCCGCGCTGGACGGCTTCTTCGGCTCCCTGCGGCGGGAGCTGGACGTGCAGGACGTGAACGTGGCCATCACCATGTGCGTCCTGGGCCTCCGGGAAGGCGCCTCCGCCTCCGAGGGAGTCAG GGGCATCACGAGGGCCACGGCGGCCCCGGGGCCCAGGGCGGCCCTGGCCGTGATCCGCGGCGGCGCCACGCGCGCCTCCGGCGTCTTCTACCCGCGGCGCGTCCACCTGCTCTGCCTGCTCCGGGGCTGGCTGCCGCGCCCGCGGGCCTGGTTCATCCGCCAGGAGCTCAACGTCACGGCCGCAGCTGCCGCCTGA
- the RPL36 gene encoding large ribosomal subunit protein eL36 isoform X1 yields MPGRGVPVDGHRAGTDLRRLSPPLSAAMALRYPMAVGLNKGHKVTKNVSKPRHSRRRGCLTKHTKFVRDMIREVCGFAPYERRAMELLKVSKDKRALKFIKKRVGTHIRAKRKREELSNVLAAMRKAAAKKD; encoded by the exons ATGCCGGGGCGCGGGGTTCCAGTCGACGGGCACCGAGCCGGGACTGACCTCCGCCGCCTCTCCCCCCCGCTGTCCGCAGCCATGGCTCTGCGCTACCCCATGGCTGTGGGCCTCAACAAGGGCCACAAGGTGACCAAAAACGTGAGCAAGCCGAGGCACAGCCGACGGCGCGGG TGCCTCACCAAGCATACGAAGTTCGTGCGAGACATGATCCGAGAGGTGTGTGGCTTTGCCCCATATGAGCGCCGCGCCATGGAGCTGCTCAAGGTCTCCAAGGACAAACGGGCCCTCAAGTTCATCAAGAAAAGG GTGGGGACACACATCCGTGCCAAGAGGAAGCGAGAGGAGCTGAGCAATGTCCTGGCTGCCATGAGGAAAGCAGCTGCCAAGAAGGACTGA
- the HSD11B1L gene encoding hydroxysteroid 11-beta-dehydrogenase 1-like protein isoform X2, with amino-acid sequence MKVLLLTGLGALFFAYYWDDNFDPGGLDYLVLSHIGGAPAGARARSSQSTRWLVQVNFLSYVQLTSLALPSLTDSKGCLVVVSSLLGRVPTSFSSPYSAAKSALDGFFGSLRRELDVQDVNVAITMCVLGLREGASASEGVRGITRATAAPGPRAALAVIRGGATRASGVFYPRRVHLLCLLRGWLPRPRAWFIRQELNVTAAAAA; translated from the exons ATGAAGGTGTTGCTCCTCACAGGGCTGGGGGCCCTGTTCTTCGCCTATTATTGGGATGACAACTTCGACCCAG GCGGGCTGGACTACCTGGTGCTGAGCCACATCGGCGGCGCCCCGGCAGGCGCGCGGGCCCGCAGCTCCCAGTCGACTCGCTGGCTCGTGCAG GTAAACTTCCTGAGTTACGTGCAGCTGACTTCGTTGGCGCTGCCCAGCCTGACCGACAGCAAGGGCTGCCTGGTGGTGGTGTCCTCGCTGCTCG GCCGCGTGCCCACGTCCTTCTCCAGCCCCTACTCGGCGGCCAAGTCCGCGCTGGACGGCTTCTTCGGCTCCCTGCGGCGGGAGCTGGACGTGCAGGACGTGAACGTGGCCATCACCATGTGCGTCCTGGGCCTCCGGGAAGGCGCCTCCGCCTCCGAGGGAGTCAG GGGCATCACGAGGGCCACGGCGGCCCCGGGGCCCAGGGCGGCCCTGGCCGTGATCCGCGGCGGCGCCACGCGCGCCTCCGGCGTCTTCTACCCGCGGCGCGTCCACCTGCTCTGCCTGCTCCGGGGCTGGCTGCCGCGCCCGCGGGCCTGGTTCATCCGCCAGGAGCTCAACGTCACGGCCGCAGCTGCCGCCTGA
- the MICOS13 gene encoding MICOS complex subunit MIC13, with protein sequence MTMVVRVWPLMRFLIKGSVAGGAVYLVYDQELLGPSDKSQAALRKAEEVVPSAMYQFSQYVSEQTGLQIPQLPAPPKMNFTIRESWNSGIITVMSALSVAPAKAREYSRKGWEYVKERTKW encoded by the exons ATGACCATGGTGGTCCGGGTGTGGCCGCTTATGAG GTTCCTCATCAAGGGCAGTGTGGCTGGGGGCGCCGTCTATCTGGTGTACGACCAGGAGCTGCTGGGGCCCAGTGACAAGAGCCAAGCGGCCCTGCGGAAGGCCGAGGAGGTGGTCCCCTCAGCCATGTACCAGTTCAGCCAGTACGTTAGTGAGCAGACAGGCCTGCAGATACCCCAG CTCCCAGCCCCTCCAAAGATGAACTTTACCATCCGGGAGTCCTGGAATTCAG GCATCATCACGGTGATGTCAGCTCTGTCGGTGGCTCCTGCCAAGGCCCGTGAGTACTCCAGGAAGGGCTGGGAATATGTGAAGGAGCGGACCAAGTGGTGA